The Salvia miltiorrhiza cultivar Shanhuang (shh) chromosome 1, IMPLAD_Smil_shh, whole genome shotgun sequence genome has a window encoding:
- the LOC130998331 gene encoding ethylene-responsive transcription factor ERF010-like: MEGACCTASSTSSSEISKRKHRKQDKPYRGIRMRKWGKWVAEIREPNKRSRIWLGSYSSPVAAARAYDTALFYLRGPTARLNFPEYIVKDVVDEPSDLSAAAIRKKATEVGARVDALQSAGGHARSTPGRAFEKPDLNEYPSPESSEDN, encoded by the coding sequence ATGGAAGGAGCGTGCTGCACAGCTTCGTCGACGTCGTCGTCGGAAATTTCTAAGCGGAAGCACCGGAAGCAAGACAAACCCTACAGAGGCATACGGATGCGGAAGTGGGGGAAGTGGGTGGCGGAGATACGAGAACCGAACAAGCGCTCCAGAATCTGGCTCGGCTCCTACTCCTCGCCCGTTGCGGCGGCGCGTGCCTACGACACCGCCCTCTTCTACCTCCGCGGCCCCACCGCCCGCCTCAACTTCCCCGAGTACATCGTCAAGGACGTCGTCGACGAGCCCAGCGACCTGTCCGCCGCCGCCATCAGGAAGAAGGCCACGGAGGTCGGCGCCAGGGTCGACGCGCTGCAGAGCGCCGGCGGTCATGCGCGCTCCACACCGGGCCGGGCCTTCGAGAAGCCCGATTTGAATGAGTACCCCAGCCCGGAGAGTTCGGAGGACAATTGA